A part of Toxotes jaculatrix isolate fToxJac2 chromosome 24, fToxJac2.pri, whole genome shotgun sequence genomic DNA contains:
- the LOC121178085 gene encoding ras-related protein Rap-2a-like, translating to MREYKVVVLGSGGVGKSALTVQFVTGTFIEKYDPTIEDFYRKEIEVDSSPSVLEILDTAGTEQFASMRDLYIRNGQGFILVYSLVNQQSFQDIKPMRDQIIRVKRYQQVPVVLVGNKVDLEDEREVSPSEGQALAEDWGCPFMETSAKSKTMVDELFAEIVRQMDFCPLPDRRETCCPACSLQ from the exons ATGCGGGAGTATAAGGTGGTGGTGCTGGGCAGCGGCGGGGTGGGGAAGTCCGCCCTGACGGTCCAGTTTGTCACCGGGACATTCATAGAGAAGTACGACCCGACCATTGAAGATTTCTACAGGAAGGAGATCGAGGTGGACTCCTCTCCGTCGGTGCTGGAGATCCTCGACACAGCCGGCACCGAGCAGTTCGCCTCAATGAGGGACCTCTACATCAGGAACGGCCAAGGCTTCATCCTGGTCTACAGTCTGGTCAATCAGCAAAGTTTTCAGGACATCAAGCCCATGAGAGACCAGATCATCAGGGTCAAAAG GTACCAGCAGGTGCCGGTGGTGCTGGTGGGTAACAAGGTGGACCTGGAGGACGAGAGGGAAGTGTCCCCCAGCGAGGGCCAGGCGCTGGCGGAGGACTGGGGCTGCCCTTTCATGGAGACGTCGGCCAAGAGCAAGACCATGGTGGATGAGCTTTTCGCCGAGATCGTCAGGCAGATGGACTTCTGCCCTCTGCCGGACCGGAGGGAGACCTGCTGCCCCGCCTGCAGCTTACAGTAG
- the mrpl39 gene encoding 39S ribosomal protein L39, mitochondrial has protein sequence MATRTVCQFFQRRCASAAAAVRPSAAEVRSHRNAVFSREQARQRALYPRVEKIEVSLQGPGLDGTRLIMNRGMSTPLSCARHLTEHHVTSSALALVDGELWPLHQPLTHSCSLTLLTFKDSDPTLVNQAYWRSCAALLGHVLETAFKDDYTVELLGTPEVPVTSGAFCCDVALDPQLDSWTPSEESLRSLTRGAQHLIHQDLAWEPLEVVPPVALEVFSHSRCKQEEVEQKAAQNPKGTVMLYRCGDHVLLSGGPLVARTGLCSQYEVTALHNLGQGPWGLHRRAQGLSLPLQLQAHHTVWRKLRQRAEKLVETPKP, from the exons atggcgaccagGACCGTGTGCCAGTTTTTCCAGCGGC GTTGTGCATCTGCTGCAGCGGCTGTGCGTCCATCAGCAGCTGAGGTCCGCAGCCACCGCAACGCTGTCTTCTCCAGAGAGCAGGCCAGACAGAGAGCTCTGTATCCCCGCGTCGAGAAGATAGAGGTGTCCCTGCAGGGCCCGGGCCTGGACGGCACAAGGCTCATCATGAACAGAGGGATGTCCACTCCACTGAGCTGTGCCAGAC ACTTGACAGAGCATCATGTGACCAGTTCAGCTCTGGCCCTGGTAGACGGGGAACTATGGCCTCTCCACCAGCCCCTCACCCACTCGTGCTCACTCACCCTGCTCACATTTAAAGACAGTGACCCGACGCTGGTCAACCAG GCCTACTGGCGTTCCTGTGCTGCCTTGCTGGGTCATGTGCTGGAGACTGCCTTCAAGGACGACTACACTGTGGAGCTGCTCGGCACGCCAGAGGTGCCAG TCACTTCAGGAGCCTTCTGCTGTGATGTGGCACTCGACCCTCAGCTGGATTCATGGACTCcctctgag GAGTCACTGCGCTCTCTCACCCGAGGGGCCCAGCACCTGATCCACCAGGACCTGGCCTGGGAGCCTCTGGAGGTGGTGCCGCCTGTGGCGCTGGAGGTCTTCTCACACAGCAG GTGTAAACAGGAAGAGGTGGaacagaaagcagcacagaaTCCCAAAGGCACAGTGATGCTCTACAG atGTGGTGATCATGTGCTGCTGAGTGGGGGCCCTCTTGTGGCCAGGACAGGCCTGTGCTCCCAGTACGAAGTGACGGCCCTTCACAACCTGGGCCAAGGACCCTGGGGTCTCCACCGTCGGGCGCAGGGCCTCTCGctgcctctgcagctgcag gcTCACCACACAGTCTGGAGGAAACTGAGGCAGCGGGCAGAGAAACTG GTTGAGACGCCGAAACCTTAA
- the jam2a gene encoding junctional adhesion molecule 2A isoform X2, translating to MEGTSLYLPIVILLMQCSPSVPVTVSTNRHKVEVREFSDAVLSCMFRTEKDQNPRIEWKKKGKDVSFVYFDGHFRGPFDGRATIEGATVTLQRVTQEDAGEYRCEISAPLDSVSLGETNVTLKVLVPPHTPSCEIPSSAVTGSVVQLRCKDQQSIPPATYSWFKDNQPISQPRHANATYLINSHTGILEFKAVAKEDTGRYSCLASNGVGPPKMCEGKHMAIEDINITAVVAAVVVVCLVIVVCGCGGLLLHRNGFFSGHRGRSFWISQCHGAAHISSQTLHRTEDTSNVNYLPPPQEPQDFKHTQSFML from the exons ATGGAGGGGACGTCCCTGTATCTTCCTATTGTTATTTTACTGATGCAAT GTTCCCCCTCTGTTCCTGTAACCGTGTCCACCAACAGGCACAAGGTGGAGGTACGCGAGTTCTCAG ATGCGGTGCTGTCCTGCATGTTCCGCACAGAGAAAGACCAGAACCCGCGCATCGAGtggaagaagaaggggaaagaTGTTTCCTTTGTGTACTTTGATGGCCACTTCAGAG GTCCCTTTGACGGCCGGGCGACCATCGAAGGGGCCACGGTGACGCTGCAGAGGGTGACCCAGGAGGATGCCGGGGAGTACCGCTGTGAGATCAGTGCTCCTCTTGACTCTGTCAGCCTCGGCGAGACCAACGTGACGCTGAAGGTCCTGG TCCCCCCCCACACCCCGTCCTGTGAGATCCCCAGTTCGGCAGTGACAGGCTCAGTGGTGCAGCTCCGCTGTAAGGACCAACAAAGCATCCCGCCCGCTACGTACTCCTGGTTCAAGGACAACCAGCCAATCAGCCAGCCTCGCCATGCCAACGCCACCTATTTAATCAACTCACACACAGGAAtattg GAGTTCAAAGCTGTAGCCAAAGAGGACACGGGCCGGTACAGCTGCCTGGCGTCGAACGGCGTGGGGCCGCCCAAAATGTGTGAGGGCAAGCACATGGCAATAG AGGACATCAACATCACAGCAGTGGtggcggcggtggtggtggtctgCCTGGTCATCGTGGTCTGCGGCTGTGGAGGACTCCTCCTACACCGCAACGGTTTCTTCAGCG GACATCGAGGAAG GTCCTTTTGGATCTCCCAGTGTCACGGTGCAGCCCACATCAGCAGCCAAACCCTGCACAGAACAGAGGACAC GTCCAATGTCAACTATCTCCCTCCACCTCAAGAA CCGCAGGATTTTAAACACACCCAGTCCTTCATGCTCTGA
- the jam2a gene encoding junctional adhesion molecule 2A isoform X3 — MEGTSLYLPIVILLMQCSPSVPVTVSTNRHKVEVREFSDAVLSCMFRTEKDQNPRIEWKKKGKDVSFVYFDGHFRGPFDGRATIEGATVTLQRVTQEDAGEYRCEISAPLDSVSLGETNVTLKVLVPPHTPSCEIPSSAVTGSVVQLRCKDQQSIPPATYSWFKDNQPISQPRHANATYLINSHTGILEFKAVAKEDTGRYSCLASNGVGPPKMCEGKHMAIEDINITAVVAAVVVVCLVIVVCGCGGLLLHRNGFFSGHRGRSNVNYLPPPQEPQDFKHTQSFML, encoded by the exons ATGGAGGGGACGTCCCTGTATCTTCCTATTGTTATTTTACTGATGCAAT GTTCCCCCTCTGTTCCTGTAACCGTGTCCACCAACAGGCACAAGGTGGAGGTACGCGAGTTCTCAG ATGCGGTGCTGTCCTGCATGTTCCGCACAGAGAAAGACCAGAACCCGCGCATCGAGtggaagaagaaggggaaagaTGTTTCCTTTGTGTACTTTGATGGCCACTTCAGAG GTCCCTTTGACGGCCGGGCGACCATCGAAGGGGCCACGGTGACGCTGCAGAGGGTGACCCAGGAGGATGCCGGGGAGTACCGCTGTGAGATCAGTGCTCCTCTTGACTCTGTCAGCCTCGGCGAGACCAACGTGACGCTGAAGGTCCTGG TCCCCCCCCACACCCCGTCCTGTGAGATCCCCAGTTCGGCAGTGACAGGCTCAGTGGTGCAGCTCCGCTGTAAGGACCAACAAAGCATCCCGCCCGCTACGTACTCCTGGTTCAAGGACAACCAGCCAATCAGCCAGCCTCGCCATGCCAACGCCACCTATTTAATCAACTCACACACAGGAAtattg GAGTTCAAAGCTGTAGCCAAAGAGGACACGGGCCGGTACAGCTGCCTGGCGTCGAACGGCGTGGGGCCGCCCAAAATGTGTGAGGGCAAGCACATGGCAATAG AGGACATCAACATCACAGCAGTGGtggcggcggtggtggtggtctgCCTGGTCATCGTGGTCTGCGGCTGTGGAGGACTCCTCCTACACCGCAACGGTTTCTTCAGCG GACATCGAGGAAG GTCCAATGTCAACTATCTCCCTCCACCTCAAGAA CCGCAGGATTTTAAACACACCCAGTCCTTCATGCTCTGA
- the jam2a gene encoding junctional adhesion molecule 2A isoform X1, with protein sequence MEGTSLYLPIVILLMQCSPSVPVTVSTNRHKVEVREFSDAVLSCMFRTEKDQNPRIEWKKKGKDVSFVYFDGHFRGPFDGRATIEGATVTLQRVTQEDAGEYRCEISAPLDSVSLGETNVTLKVLVPPHTPSCEIPSSAVTGSVVQLRCKDQQSIPPATYSWFKDNQPISQPRHANATYLINSHTGILEFKAVAKEDTGRYSCLASNGVGPPKMCEGKHMAIEDINITAVVAAVVVVCLVIVVCGCGGLLLHRNGFFSAGHRGRSFWISQCHGAAHISSQTLHRTEDTSNVNYLPPPQEPQDFKHTQSFML encoded by the exons ATGGAGGGGACGTCCCTGTATCTTCCTATTGTTATTTTACTGATGCAAT GTTCCCCCTCTGTTCCTGTAACCGTGTCCACCAACAGGCACAAGGTGGAGGTACGCGAGTTCTCAG ATGCGGTGCTGTCCTGCATGTTCCGCACAGAGAAAGACCAGAACCCGCGCATCGAGtggaagaagaaggggaaagaTGTTTCCTTTGTGTACTTTGATGGCCACTTCAGAG GTCCCTTTGACGGCCGGGCGACCATCGAAGGGGCCACGGTGACGCTGCAGAGGGTGACCCAGGAGGATGCCGGGGAGTACCGCTGTGAGATCAGTGCTCCTCTTGACTCTGTCAGCCTCGGCGAGACCAACGTGACGCTGAAGGTCCTGG TCCCCCCCCACACCCCGTCCTGTGAGATCCCCAGTTCGGCAGTGACAGGCTCAGTGGTGCAGCTCCGCTGTAAGGACCAACAAAGCATCCCGCCCGCTACGTACTCCTGGTTCAAGGACAACCAGCCAATCAGCCAGCCTCGCCATGCCAACGCCACCTATTTAATCAACTCACACACAGGAAtattg GAGTTCAAAGCTGTAGCCAAAGAGGACACGGGCCGGTACAGCTGCCTGGCGTCGAACGGCGTGGGGCCGCCCAAAATGTGTGAGGGCAAGCACATGGCAATAG AGGACATCAACATCACAGCAGTGGtggcggcggtggtggtggtctgCCTGGTCATCGTGGTCTGCGGCTGTGGAGGACTCCTCCTACACCGCAACGGTTTCTTCAGCG CAGGACATCGAGGAAG GTCCTTTTGGATCTCCCAGTGTCACGGTGCAGCCCACATCAGCAGCCAAACCCTGCACAGAACAGAGGACAC GTCCAATGTCAACTATCTCCCTCCACCTCAAGAA CCGCAGGATTTTAAACACACCCAGTCCTTCATGCTCTGA